The Longimicrobium sp. region TCAGTACTCCGGGGGCGGACGCATCTGCGCCTGCTGGTCCGGGCTGCTGTCGGCCGAGGCCGTCGGGTACTCGTACGGGTAGGTGTTCTCCTCCCCGTAGTAGTCGGCGGTGCTCTCCTCGCCGATCAGGTCGTACGTGGTCTCCTCGCCGGCGTAGTCGTAGGTGCTTTCCTCGCCGGCGTAGTCGTACGTGCTCTCCTCGCCGACCGGGCTGGTGGTGGGGCACTCTTCGCCGGTCTGCGCGGTGGTGCTGGGCTCGATCGACCCGCCCCAGCAGTAGTCCACGTGCCCGTCCCAGATCTTGATGCAGGTGCCGTCGAAGCGGGTGAGCATGAAGCCGCCGCCCTCGTTGTAGAGGATGCTCTGCTCCTGCAGGATGCGGATGGCGATCTCCTCGCCCAGCAGCAGCGACAGGCGGTAGTCGCTGTTCCAGTGCACGCCCGCCGAGTTGCGGCCGATGGCGATGTTCCCGGCCAGCTTGTTCAGCTCGCCGCCCACCGTCATGGACCCCGCGTCGGCACCGGTGTAGGGCATCAGCGACAGCCCGTCGGGGCTGGCCACCATCGGGTTCTCGATGGGCGTGTCCTCGTTGAAGAACGCCTTGAGGATCGTGGCCAGCGCGCCGGCGGCGGTGGCATGCCCCGCACCGTACGCCGGGTGCGTGGGTGCCCCTTCGGGGAACGCCTGCGGCAGCAGGTAGCTCCCCCAGCGGCCGGGGAAGTAGCCGTGCAGCAGCCCGCCGGTGAGCGAGCCCAGGATCTCGCCGTTGATCTGCGGATAGCTGCGTCGCCCGGTGAGGTGGTTGTCGATGCGCCCGCCCAGCTCCTCGGGGCGCAGGCGCCGGTGCACGAACCACTTCTGGAACCACACCGCCTGCAGCGCCCGCGTCACCGTCTCCCACACCAGCCGCAGCCCGTGGATGTCGCCGTAGGTCACCAGCGGCGCCTGCTTCACGTAGCCGTTGTACGGGTTCATCTGGTCGAAGGGGAACTCGCGGTCGATGTCGGGCCGCGCCGAGCTGGTCTGCTGGTCGCCCGTGGGCTCCTGCAGCAGGTACCAGGCGGCGTTGTAGAACGCGTCGGCCACGTTGTCGAAGTGCACGAAGTTGCCCAGGTCGCGCAGGTTGCGGATGAAGCGGCGCGTGGGATCGAACACGTCCATCCCCCGCTTGTCCATCCCGTCCTGCACCTGCAGCCACCAGTAGAAGTCGGTCAGGTAGTCGATACCGGGCTGCACCGTCTGCCGGCGCTGGTCGATCTTCAGCGCGCCGTAGCGGATGTAGCCGTCGGAGTCGTAGCGCCCCTGCCCGGGCTGGCTGCCGGGGTCGCTGTTCCCCTTGAGCAGGAACTGCGAGAGGTAGGGCCCCACCGCCTCGCCGGGATACACGCCACGGAACACCGTCTGCCCGGAGATGGAGCCGTACACGGTGCGCGGCTGGTAGTAGCTGAACTCGGTGTTCAGCGACTGGATGGCCTGCTGCACCGTCGCGTTCCAGCTGTAGTCGTTGAAGTGCACGTCGCGCGAGAGCGCCATCCAGTACAGCTCGCCCATCTCGCTCGACACCTCGGCGCTGTCGATGCGCGGCGCGGGCGGCATGGTCACCGACTGCGGGTCGGCGCCCTGCAGGTCGAACGCCAGCCCGGCCTGCGGGTTGGTCAGCTTCTTCCCGCCGGGCCCCAGCTGGATGTTCTCGAAGTCCGCGGGGTTGCGGGTCTGCAGCGCGTACAGCATCGACTGGTACGAGGCGGGAAGCACGTCGCCCACCGAATCGTGCTGCAGCCCCTTGGAGAAGTTGCCCACGTACGGGTAGTCGATCTCCTCGCAGTTGTTCTGGTGGCAGGGATGCGCCCGGTTGTAGGCGATGTCGGCCGCCTGGATGCGCTTGTTGCGGGCGTTTTCCCGGCGGTTGGGGTCGGGAGGCGTCTGGGTGTTGCAGTTGGACATGATGAGCTCCGTAGACGGGGGCCGCGCGCCGCGGGGTTGCGGCGTGCCTGGCTGGGTGGGCCCTCCCCGCCCCGGACGCGGCGAAGGCCCCGGCCGGTCGTTGTGCCAGCCCGGGGCGCTCGCGTTCGCCCGGATCTCATCCCTTCGCCGCCCGCATCTCCGGAAGCGCGTCCGCCGCCTGGAGACGCAGAAAGGCCCTGCCCGGGCATTCTGCCGGGCAAGGCCTTTTCTCGTCTTTCGCCGGTCCGTCTCCCGTCCGCTTCCTGGCGGGGAAACACGGAACCGGTCGTTCTTTCGATTGCAAGCTATTCGATCGCCGTACCCCTGTCAAGCGGGCGCGGCGTCCATCATCTCCCGATCGCCGCCATGGCCGCCTCGGGGTAGCGCGTCCCCGCGGCCACACCCATCGGGGCGATCTCCTCGATGCGCGCCAGGTCGTCCGCGGTGAGGCACACCTTCAGCGCCCCCACGTTCTCCTCCAGGTACTTCCTGCGCTTGGTACCGGGGATGGGGACCACATCCTCCCCCCGCGCCATCACCCAGGCCAGCGCCAGCTGCGACGCGGTGCACCCCTTCGCCACGGCCATCTCCTCGATGTGCTTCACCAGGTCCAGGTTCTTCTGGAAGTTCTCGCCCTGGAAGCGCGGCGAGCCGCGGCGGAAGTCGTCCGGCGCGAAGTCGTCGGGAGAGGTGAAGCGCCCGGTCAGGAACCCGCGCCCCAGCGGGCTGTACGCCACCAGCCCGATCCCCAGCTCGCGCAGGGTAGGGATGATGTCGTCCTCGATGTCGCGGCTCCACAGCGAGTACTCGCTCTGCAGCGCCGTGATCGGGTGCACCGCGTGCGCGCGGCGGATCGTTCCCGCGCCGGCCTCGCTCAGGCCCAGGAAGCGCACCTTTCCTTCCTCCACGAGGCGCGACATCGCCCCCACGGTCTCCTCGATCGGCACCTCGGCGTCCACGCGGTGCTGGTAGTAGAGGTCGATGTGGTCCGTCCCCAGCCGCTGCAGCGAGCCGTCGCACGCCTGCCGCACGTACTCCGGCCGCCCGCTGATCCCGCGGATTCCCCGATTCGCCGGGTCGCGCACGACGCCGAACTTGGTGGCCAGCACCACCTCGCCGCGACGCCCCCGGATCGCCCGCCCGACCAGCTCCTCGTTGGTGTGCGGCCCGTACATGTCCGCGGTGTCGAGGAAGTTCACCCCCAGGTCCAGCGCGCGGTGGATGGTGGCCGTGCTCTCGGCCTCGTCGCCCGGGCCGTAGAACTCGCTCATCCCCATGCACCCCAGCCCCTCCGCGCTCACCTCCAGCCCCTGCGCTCCCAGCTTCCGCATCTCCATCGTCCCTCTCCCGTTTTCCCGCGGTTCATCCCGTCCGATGTTGGGACCTCAAGACGTACGCGCCCGCGCGCGAGGGCGCAAG contains the following coding sequences:
- a CDS encoding aldo/keto reductase, with translation MEMRKLGAQGLEVSAEGLGCMGMSEFYGPGDEAESTATIHRALDLGVNFLDTADMYGPHTNEELVGRAIRGRRGEVVLATKFGVVRDPANRGIRGISGRPEYVRQACDGSLQRLGTDHIDLYYQHRVDAEVPIEETVGAMSRLVEEGKVRFLGLSEAGAGTIRRAHAVHPITALQSEYSLWSRDIEDDIIPTLRELGIGLVAYSPLGRGFLTGRFTSPDDFAPDDFRRGSPRFQGENFQKNLDLVKHIEEMAVAKGCTASQLALAWVMARGEDVVPIPGTKRRKYLEENVGALKVCLTADDLARIEEIAPMGVAAGTRYPEAAMAAIGR